In a genomic window of Kitasatospora sp. NBC_00240:
- a CDS encoding DUF6192 family protein, whose translation MPEEIETADRVGSVSTSRYEQIVAELLKVVEAQSRGQFVIGDGALEIEPMRDQYAQGERSEGLFTVKESVFRLAEDIGLTYKTVSTVRWVASKWPKERRQDKVSFTVHRILARIEDEEERFAAILTPPEGKSRWTPDEAKRRVGWQVTKPITPQEKVSAIHSLAQDEEVAATVTGDFLRRPTVVAQVKEEDKVRVVEELTRDDKVAAAVAPDFLRRPAVVARVAQQDKVRVVEELTRDDQVAAEVTAGLLRRPDVAFRAMSDDTARHQVNNAQNERGRQAREHFEQSSPVAPAIRGLDRSVEFLDLITACHAFVAASGRVVPGLRDRQLGDDERVIIHENVARVRATLDWIETAVDTGKVDVDDELARLLQGE comes from the coding sequence ATGCCCGAGGAGATAGAGACGGCCGACAGGGTCGGCAGCGTCAGCACGAGCCGCTACGAGCAGATCGTGGCCGAGCTGCTCAAGGTGGTGGAGGCCCAGTCGAGGGGCCAGTTCGTCATCGGCGACGGCGCGCTGGAGATCGAGCCGATGCGCGACCAGTACGCCCAGGGCGAGCGGAGCGAGGGGCTCTTCACGGTCAAGGAGTCGGTGTTCCGCCTGGCGGAGGACATCGGTCTCACCTACAAGACCGTGTCAACGGTGCGGTGGGTGGCGTCGAAGTGGCCGAAGGAGCGCCGGCAGGACAAGGTGTCGTTCACGGTCCACCGGATCCTGGCGCGGATCGAGGACGAGGAGGAACGGTTCGCCGCCATCCTCACCCCGCCGGAGGGCAAGTCCCGCTGGACGCCGGATGAGGCCAAGCGCCGGGTCGGCTGGCAGGTCACGAAGCCGATCACCCCGCAGGAGAAGGTAAGCGCCATCCACTCCCTCGCCCAGGACGAGGAGGTCGCCGCGACGGTGACCGGCGACTTCCTGCGGCGCCCGACCGTGGTCGCGCAGGTCAAGGAGGAGGACAAGGTCCGGGTGGTCGAGGAGCTTACCCGCGACGACAAGGTCGCCGCGGCGGTCGCTCCGGACTTCCTGCGGCGCCCGGCAGTCGTCGCCCGTGTCGCCCAGCAGGACAAGGTGCGGGTGGTCGAGGAGCTTACCCGCGACGACCAGGTGGCCGCGGAGGTGACCGCTGGCCTGCTGCGGCGACCGGACGTCGCGTTCCGCGCGATGTCGGACGACACCGCCCGCCACCAGGTCAACAACGCCCAGAACGAGCGCGGGCGGCAGGCCCGCGAGCACTTCGAGCAGAGCAGCCCCGTCGCGCCGGCGATCCGCGGACTCGACCGGTCGGTGGAGTTCCTGGACCTGATCACGGCCTGCCACGCGTTCGTCGCCGCCTCCGGCCGGGTCGTCCCGGGCCTGCGCGACCGCCAGCTCGGCGACGACGAGCGTGTGATCATCCACGAGAACGTCGCCCGGGTCCGGGCGACGCTGGACTGGATCGAGACGGCCGTCGACACCGGGAAGGTCGACGTCGACGACGAACTGGCGCGGCTCCTGCAAGGCGAGTAG
- a CDS encoding plasmid pRiA4b ORF-3 family protein, whose product MAAGIAALETPSAAARATAARWMRRRGAVREWTNCSRAARWFLSQTTVNGLCAGNWEHDILVEAVTDAEPGIAYPRCLTGRRACPPEDCGGMWGYEYLIEILAAPGHEEHDERLEWLGLDTADQFDPAAFDLAEVNSALSGFAAILIEN is encoded by the coding sequence GTGGCTGCGGGGATAGCCGCGCTGGAGACACCGTCGGCGGCGGCCAGGGCCACCGCAGCTCGCTGGATGCGCCGCAGAGGCGCGGTGCGCGAGTGGACCAACTGTTCCAGAGCCGCCCGCTGGTTCTTGTCCCAGACCACCGTGAACGGGCTGTGCGCCGGCAACTGGGAGCACGACATCCTCGTCGAGGCCGTCACCGACGCCGAACCGGGTATCGCCTACCCCCGCTGCCTCACCGGCCGCCGTGCGTGCCCGCCTGAGGACTGCGGCGGGATGTGGGGGTACGAGTACCTGATCGAGATCCTCGCCGCCCCCGGCCACGAAGAACACGACGAACGCCTCGAATGGCTCGGCCTCGACACCGCCGACCAGTTCGATCCCGCTGCCTTCGACCTGGCAGAGGTCAACAGCGCACTGTCCGGCTTCGCGGCCATCCTGATCGAGAACTGA
- a CDS encoding RacP protein — protein sequence MPRASQRRSLAAERHAHTVRFVLFEARPAGLTFDQLGRASALSTSQVRAGLACLRDIITEQGWPPLIWNRADGYKFCSDPVELQAYEVAVIRGKLTEIRRFITGVVAPHAVLQPKGRWIKHLNTQLNSVESTLDVIADYSDA from the coding sequence ATGCCTCGCGCCTCACAGCGCAGGTCGCTCGCCGCCGAGCGGCACGCCCACACCGTCCGCTTCGTACTCTTCGAGGCGAGGCCGGCCGGGCTGACCTTCGATCAGCTGGGCAGGGCTTCCGCCCTGAGCACGAGCCAGGTCCGCGCGGGCCTGGCCTGCCTGCGGGACATCATCACCGAACAGGGCTGGCCACCCCTGATCTGGAACCGGGCGGACGGCTACAAGTTCTGCTCCGACCCCGTTGAGCTGCAGGCATACGAGGTCGCGGTGATCCGCGGGAAGCTCACCGAGATCCGCCGGTTCATCACCGGCGTCGTCGCCCCGCACGCGGTCCTGCAACCGAAGGGCCGGTGGATCAAGCACCTGAACACCCAGCTCAACTCGGTTGAATCCACGCTCGACGTGATCGCCGACTACAGCGACGCATGA